Proteins encoded together in one Triticum dicoccoides isolate Atlit2015 ecotype Zavitan chromosome 7B, WEW_v2.0, whole genome shotgun sequence window:
- the LOC119338092 gene encoding DEAD-box ATP-dependent RNA helicase 42-like isoform X2, translating into MSSGDDDRITVSKHHHRDKDKDRDHSSSRRHRDKDRPSSRHHRDDRDGERERDRDRDRHHRDKERDREERKARERAEKEREKEEKREREREEREMEKERERARRREERDREKEKSRRREAVDEEENEDRDRDRKRRRRSLHRHHHRDVEPEETPLTREEEEDAEEVERRRQKEEDMEAEQQRLDDEMERRRRRVKEWQEKKRREQQQEDGTSGGAAAIEADGGGKSGKKWTLDGEESDEEDVKKLEENAGTGAMDVDLPNMDNGSNGGVGLEEDEIDPLDAFMDSMVLPVVAKLESAATAMESVLADNAGCLNDKSVKDATSNEDKKRQMMAIGRIMQGDDSDSDYDDANNGEAGSDDEDDAEFIKRVKKTKAEKLVIVDHSKIDYQPFRKNFYIEVKDIKNMPAEEAAAYRKLLELKVHGKDVPKPIKTWIQSGLTSKLLDTIKKLGFEKPMPIQAQALPVIMSGRDCIGVAKTGSGKTLAFVLPMLRHVKDQPPVVPGDGPIGLIMAPTRELVVQIYSDIKKFSKVLGINCVPIYGGSGVAQQISELKRGAEIVVCTPGRMIDILCTSSGKITNLRRVTFLVLDEADRMFDMGFEPQITRIVQNTRPDRQTVLFSATFPRQVEILARKVLTKPVEIQMGGRSVVNKDITQLVEVRPESERFFRLLELLGEWFANGKILVFVQSQDKCDSLLKELFQHGYPCLSLHGGKDQNDRESTLADFKSNVCSLLIATSVAARGLDVKDLELVVNYDVTNHYEDYVHRVGRTGRAGRKGCAVTFISEEEERYAPDLVKALELSEQAVPEDLKALADRFMSKVKQGTEQAHGTGYGGSGFKFNEEEEEARKSAKRAQAREYGYEEDKSDSDSDDEGGVRKQGGDVAAQAIAAAQAAAALAAARATSNAQQQVPATTAGSLLPLPVAPNQQNNEATQRALDAAYNLQKNLARIQAHAVPEHYEAELEINDFPQNARWKITHKETLVPIQEWTGAAITTRGTFIPQGKIVGANERKLYLFIEGPNESSVKKAKAELKRVLEDCANQALNLPAYRGLRITIQLLDFRYATIF; encoded by the exons ATGTCGTCTGGCGACGATGACCGCATCACCGTCTCCAAGCACCACCACCGGGACAAGGACAAGGACCGCGACCACTCCTCCTCTCGCCGCCACCGCGACAAGGACCGCCCCTCCTCTCGCCACCACCGCGACGACAGGGACGGTGAGCGGGAGCGGGACCGAGATCGCGACCGCCACCACAGAGACAAGGAGCGGGATCGAGAGGAGCGGAAGGCGCGGGAGCGGGCGGAGAAGGAGCGCGAGAAGGaggagaagagggagagggagagggaggagagggagatggagaaGGAGAGAGAGCGGGCGCGTCGTCGCGAGGAGCGGGATAGGGAAAAGGAGAAGTCGAGGAGGCGGGAGGCGGTCGATGAGGAGGAGAACGAAGATCGTGACCGCGACCGCAAGCGCCGCCGTCGGTCCTTGCATCGGCACCACCACCGTGATGTGGAGCCAGAGGAGACACCGCTgacaagggaggaggaggaggatgcggaggAGGTGGAGAGACGGCGGCAGAAGGAGGAAGACATGGAGGCTGAACAGCAGCGGCTTGATGACGAGATGGAGCGGCGCCGCCGCCGTGTTAAGGAGTGGCAGGAGAAGAAGCGCCGTGAGCAGCAGCAGGAGGATGGTACCAGTGGTGGTGCAGCTGCCATTGAGGCTGATGGTGGAGGCAAGTCGGGGAAGAAGTGGACCTTGGATGGTGAGGAGTCGGATGAGGAGGATGTGAAGAAGTTGGAGGAGAATGCTGGCACTGGTGCCATGGATGTTGACCTACCGAACATGGATAATGGCAGTAACGGCGGGGTTGGTTTGGAAGAGGATGAGATTGATCCCCTCGACGCGTTTATGGACTCCATGGTGTTGCCAGTGGTTGCAAAGCTCGAGAGTGCCGCAACAGCGATGGAGAGCGTGCTTGCTGACAATGCAGGTTGTTTGAATGACAAGAGTGTGAAGGATGCCACAAGTAATGAGGATAAGAAAAGACAGATGATGGCAATTGGGAGAATTATGCAAGGGGATGACTCTGACTCAGATTATGATGATGCTAATAATGGCGAGGCTGGATcagatgatgaggatgatgcagAGTTCATAAAACGTGTCAAGAAGACGAAGGCAGAGAAGTTGGTTATTGTTGACCATTCCAAGATTGATTACCAACCATTCCGGAAGAATTTCTATATTGAGGTGAAAGACATAAAAAATATGCCAGCCGAGGAAGCGGCGGCCTACCGGAAGCTGTTGGAGCTCAAGGTGCACGGGAAAGACGTTCCGAAGCCAATAAAGACATGGATCCAGAGTGGTCTGACAAGTAAGCTACTTGACACTATCAAGAAGCTTGGTTTTGAGAAACCGATGCCTATACAAGCACAAGCGTTGCCAGTCATAATGAGTGGACGTGATTGTATAGGGGTTGCAAAGACTGGATCTGGTAAGACTCTAGCATTTGTCTTGCCCATGCTGAGGCATGTCAAAGATCAGCCGCCTGTTGTGCCTGGGGATGGCCCTATTGGGCTTATTATGGCTCCTACGAGAGAGCTTGTGGTGCAAATATATTCAGACATAAAAAAGTTCTCCAAGGTGCTCGGCATCAACTGTGTTCCTATATACGGAGGTTCTGGGGTTGCCCAGCAGATCAGTGAACTGAAGAGGGGTGCTGAAATTGTTGTTTGTACACCAGGCAGGATGATTGATATCCTTTGCACTAGCAGTGGCAAGATTACTAACCTTCGAAGAGTGACTTTCTTGGTGCTAGATGAAGCTGATAGGATGTTTGATATGGGTTTTGAGCCTCAGATTACTCGAATCGTTCAGAACACCCGTCCGGATAGGCAGACTGTCCTTTTCTCTGCCACTTTTCCACGGCAGGTGGAGATACTGGCACGTAAAGTGCTGACAAAGCCTGTTGAGATTCAGATGGGTGGGAGGAGTGTCGTGAACAAAGATATCACACAACTGGTGGAAGTGCGACCAGAAAGTGAGAGGTTCTTTAGGCTGTTGGAATTGCTTGGGGAGTGGTTTGCAAACGGAAAAATTCTTGTTTTTGTAcagtcgcaagataagtgtgattcTCTACTGAAAGAGCTGTTCCAGCACGGATACCCATGTTTGTCTCTACATGGTGGAAAGGATCAAAATGACCGTGAATCAACTCTTGCTGATTTCAAGAGTAATGTATGCAGCTTACTGATTGCTACCAGTGTTGCTGCAAGGGGTTTAGATGTGAAAGATCTTGAGCTTGTTGTCAATTATGATGTAACTAATCATTATGAGGACTATGTTCATCGGGTCGGGCGAACGGGTCGTGCTGGTAGGAAGGGCTGTGCTGTaacttttatttctgaggaagaggaACGCTATGCACCAGACCTTGTTAAGGCTTTGGAGCTATCTGAACAGGCCGTTCCAGAGGACCTGAAAGCCTTAGCGGATCGATTTATGTCAAAGGTCAAACAGGGGACAGAGCAGGCCCATGGAACAGGCTATGGTGGAAGTGGTTTCAAGTtcaatgaagaagaggaggaagcacGGAAATCTGCAAAAAGGGCTCAGGCAAGGGAATATGGATATGAGGAGGACAAGTCAGATTCAGATTCTGACGATGAAGGAGGTGTGCGTAAACAGGGAGGTGATGTTGCAGCACAAGCTATTGCTGCTGCTCAAGCTGCCGCTGCTTTGGCTGCTGCCAGGGCTACTAGTAATGCCCAGCAGCAAGTACCAGCCACAACGGCTGGCTCCTTGCTTCCTCTGCCGGTCGCACCTAACCAACAAAACAATGAAGCCACACAACGAGCACTTGATGCTGCATACAACTTACAGAAAAATTTGGCAAGGATACAGGCCCATGCAGTTCCAGAACACTATGAAGCGGAGCTTGAGATTAATGATTTCCCACAAAATGCTCGCTGGAAGATCACTCACAAAGAGACATTGGTTCCCATTCAGGAATGGACTGGAGCGGCAATTACTACAAGGGGAACCTTTATTCCTCAAGGCAAAATTGTTGGTGCTAACGAGCGCAAGCTGTACCTGTTCATTGAGGGCCCCAATGAGTCTTCCGTCAAGAAGGCGAAAGCAGAATTGAAGCGTGTCCTTGAGGATTGTGCCAACCAGGCACTGAATCTTCCAG CTTACCGTGGTTTGCGGATCACAATCCAATTGTTGGACTTCAGATATGCAACTA
- the LOC119338092 gene encoding DEAD-box ATP-dependent RNA helicase 42-like isoform X1, with protein sequence MSSGDDDRITVSKHHHRDKDKDRDHSSSRRHRDKDRPSSRHHRDDRDGERERDRDRDRHHRDKERDREERKARERAEKEREKEEKREREREEREMEKERERARRREERDREKEKSRRREAVDEEENEDRDRDRKRRRRSLHRHHHRDVEPEETPLTREEEEDAEEVERRRQKEEDMEAEQQRLDDEMERRRRRVKEWQEKKRREQQQEDGTSGGAAAIEADGGGKSGKKWTLDGEESDEEDVKKLEENAGTGAMDVDLPNMDNGSNGGVGLEEDEIDPLDAFMDSMVLPVVAKLESAATAMESVLADNAGCLNDKSVKDATSNEDKKRQMMAIGRIMQGDDSDSDYDDANNGEAGSDDEDDAEFIKRVKKTKAEKLVIVDHSKIDYQPFRKNFYIEVKDIKNMPAEEAAAYRKLLELKVHGKDVPKPIKTWIQSGLTSKLLDTIKKLGFEKPMPIQAQALPVIMSGRDCIGVAKTGSGKTLAFVLPMLRHVKDQPPVVPGDGPIGLIMAPTRELVVQIYSDIKKFSKVLGINCVPIYGGSGVAQQISELKRGAEIVVCTPGRMIDILCTSSGKITNLRRVTFLVLDEADRMFDMGFEPQITRIVQNTRPDRQTVLFSATFPRQVEILARKVLTKPVEIQMGGRSVVNKDITQLVEVRPESERFFRLLELLGEWFANGKILVFVQSQDKCDSLLKELFQHGYPCLSLHGGKDQNDRESTLADFKSNVCSLLIATSVAARGLDVKDLELVVNYDVTNHYEDYVHRVGRTGRAGRKGCAVTFISEEEERYAPDLVKALELSEQAVPEDLKALADRFMSKVKQGTEQAHGTGYGGSGFKFNEEEEEARKSAKRAQAREYGYEEDKSDSDSDDEGGVRKQGGDVAAQAIAAAQAAAALAAARATSNAQQQVPATTAGSLLPLPVAPNQQNNEATQRALDAAYNLQKNLARIQAHAVPEHYEAELEINDFPQNARWKITHKETLVPIQEWTGAAITTRGTFIPQGKIVGANERKLYLFIEGPNESSVKKAKAELKRVLEDCANQALNLPDALYCCKQRIVFLRRWCDWWSKRLGAHIFRDRKIVLVIMYSLRPKMRE encoded by the coding sequence ATGTCGTCTGGCGACGATGACCGCATCACCGTCTCCAAGCACCACCACCGGGACAAGGACAAGGACCGCGACCACTCCTCCTCTCGCCGCCACCGCGACAAGGACCGCCCCTCCTCTCGCCACCACCGCGACGACAGGGACGGTGAGCGGGAGCGGGACCGAGATCGCGACCGCCACCACAGAGACAAGGAGCGGGATCGAGAGGAGCGGAAGGCGCGGGAGCGGGCGGAGAAGGAGCGCGAGAAGGaggagaagagggagagggagagggaggagagggagatggagaaGGAGAGAGAGCGGGCGCGTCGTCGCGAGGAGCGGGATAGGGAAAAGGAGAAGTCGAGGAGGCGGGAGGCGGTCGATGAGGAGGAGAACGAAGATCGTGACCGCGACCGCAAGCGCCGCCGTCGGTCCTTGCATCGGCACCACCACCGTGATGTGGAGCCAGAGGAGACACCGCTgacaagggaggaggaggaggatgcggaggAGGTGGAGAGACGGCGGCAGAAGGAGGAAGACATGGAGGCTGAACAGCAGCGGCTTGATGACGAGATGGAGCGGCGCCGCCGCCGTGTTAAGGAGTGGCAGGAGAAGAAGCGCCGTGAGCAGCAGCAGGAGGATGGTACCAGTGGTGGTGCAGCTGCCATTGAGGCTGATGGTGGAGGCAAGTCGGGGAAGAAGTGGACCTTGGATGGTGAGGAGTCGGATGAGGAGGATGTGAAGAAGTTGGAGGAGAATGCTGGCACTGGTGCCATGGATGTTGACCTACCGAACATGGATAATGGCAGTAACGGCGGGGTTGGTTTGGAAGAGGATGAGATTGATCCCCTCGACGCGTTTATGGACTCCATGGTGTTGCCAGTGGTTGCAAAGCTCGAGAGTGCCGCAACAGCGATGGAGAGCGTGCTTGCTGACAATGCAGGTTGTTTGAATGACAAGAGTGTGAAGGATGCCACAAGTAATGAGGATAAGAAAAGACAGATGATGGCAATTGGGAGAATTATGCAAGGGGATGACTCTGACTCAGATTATGATGATGCTAATAATGGCGAGGCTGGATcagatgatgaggatgatgcagAGTTCATAAAACGTGTCAAGAAGACGAAGGCAGAGAAGTTGGTTATTGTTGACCATTCCAAGATTGATTACCAACCATTCCGGAAGAATTTCTATATTGAGGTGAAAGACATAAAAAATATGCCAGCCGAGGAAGCGGCGGCCTACCGGAAGCTGTTGGAGCTCAAGGTGCACGGGAAAGACGTTCCGAAGCCAATAAAGACATGGATCCAGAGTGGTCTGACAAGTAAGCTACTTGACACTATCAAGAAGCTTGGTTTTGAGAAACCGATGCCTATACAAGCACAAGCGTTGCCAGTCATAATGAGTGGACGTGATTGTATAGGGGTTGCAAAGACTGGATCTGGTAAGACTCTAGCATTTGTCTTGCCCATGCTGAGGCATGTCAAAGATCAGCCGCCTGTTGTGCCTGGGGATGGCCCTATTGGGCTTATTATGGCTCCTACGAGAGAGCTTGTGGTGCAAATATATTCAGACATAAAAAAGTTCTCCAAGGTGCTCGGCATCAACTGTGTTCCTATATACGGAGGTTCTGGGGTTGCCCAGCAGATCAGTGAACTGAAGAGGGGTGCTGAAATTGTTGTTTGTACACCAGGCAGGATGATTGATATCCTTTGCACTAGCAGTGGCAAGATTACTAACCTTCGAAGAGTGACTTTCTTGGTGCTAGATGAAGCTGATAGGATGTTTGATATGGGTTTTGAGCCTCAGATTACTCGAATCGTTCAGAACACCCGTCCGGATAGGCAGACTGTCCTTTTCTCTGCCACTTTTCCACGGCAGGTGGAGATACTGGCACGTAAAGTGCTGACAAAGCCTGTTGAGATTCAGATGGGTGGGAGGAGTGTCGTGAACAAAGATATCACACAACTGGTGGAAGTGCGACCAGAAAGTGAGAGGTTCTTTAGGCTGTTGGAATTGCTTGGGGAGTGGTTTGCAAACGGAAAAATTCTTGTTTTTGTAcagtcgcaagataagtgtgattcTCTACTGAAAGAGCTGTTCCAGCACGGATACCCATGTTTGTCTCTACATGGTGGAAAGGATCAAAATGACCGTGAATCAACTCTTGCTGATTTCAAGAGTAATGTATGCAGCTTACTGATTGCTACCAGTGTTGCTGCAAGGGGTTTAGATGTGAAAGATCTTGAGCTTGTTGTCAATTATGATGTAACTAATCATTATGAGGACTATGTTCATCGGGTCGGGCGAACGGGTCGTGCTGGTAGGAAGGGCTGTGCTGTaacttttatttctgaggaagaggaACGCTATGCACCAGACCTTGTTAAGGCTTTGGAGCTATCTGAACAGGCCGTTCCAGAGGACCTGAAAGCCTTAGCGGATCGATTTATGTCAAAGGTCAAACAGGGGACAGAGCAGGCCCATGGAACAGGCTATGGTGGAAGTGGTTTCAAGTtcaatgaagaagaggaggaagcacGGAAATCTGCAAAAAGGGCTCAGGCAAGGGAATATGGATATGAGGAGGACAAGTCAGATTCAGATTCTGACGATGAAGGAGGTGTGCGTAAACAGGGAGGTGATGTTGCAGCACAAGCTATTGCTGCTGCTCAAGCTGCCGCTGCTTTGGCTGCTGCCAGGGCTACTAGTAATGCCCAGCAGCAAGTACCAGCCACAACGGCTGGCTCCTTGCTTCCTCTGCCGGTCGCACCTAACCAACAAAACAATGAAGCCACACAACGAGCACTTGATGCTGCATACAACTTACAGAAAAATTTGGCAAGGATACAGGCCCATGCAGTTCCAGAACACTATGAAGCGGAGCTTGAGATTAATGATTTCCCACAAAATGCTCGCTGGAAGATCACTCACAAAGAGACATTGGTTCCCATTCAGGAATGGACTGGAGCGGCAATTACTACAAGGGGAACCTTTATTCCTCAAGGCAAAATTGTTGGTGCTAACGAGCGCAAGCTGTACCTGTTCATTGAGGGCCCCAATGAGTCTTCCGTCAAGAAGGCGAAAGCAGAATTGAAGCGTGTCCTTGAGGATTGTGCCAACCAGGCACTGAATCTTCCAG
- the LOC119338092 gene encoding DEAD-box ATP-dependent RNA helicase 42-like isoform X3, translating to MSSGDDDRITVSKHHHRDKDKDRDHSSSRRHRDKDRPSSRHHRDDRDGERERDRDRDRHHRDKERDREERKARERAEKEREKEEKREREREEREMEKERERARRREERDREKEKSRRREAVDEEENEDRDRDRKRRRRSLHRHHHRDVEPEETPLTREEEEDAEEVERRRQKEEDMEAEQQRLDDEMERRRRRVKEWQEKKRREQQQEDGTSGGAAAIEADGGGKSGKKWTLDGEESDEEDVKKLEENAGTGAMDVDLPNMDNGSNGGVGLEEDEIDPLDAFMDSMVLPVVAKLESAATAMESVLADNAGCLNDKSVKDATSNEDKKRQMMAIGRIMQGDDSDSDYDDANNGEAGSDDEDDAEFIKRVKKTKAEKLVIVDHSKIDYQPFRKNFYIEVKDIKNMPAEEAAAYRKLLELKVHGKDVPKPIKTWIQSGLTSKLLDTIKKLGFEKPMPIQAQALPVIMSGRDCIGVAKTGSGKTLAFVLPMLRHVKDQPPVVPGDGPIGLIMAPTRELVVQIYSDIKKFSKVLGINCVPIYGGSGVAQQISELKRGAEIVVCTPGRMIDILCTSSGKITNLRRVTFLVLDEADRMFDMGFEPQITRIVQNTRPDRQTVLFSATFPRQVEILARKVLTKPVEIQMGGRSVVNKDITQLVEVRPESERFFRLLELLGEWFANGKILVFVQSQDKCDSLLKELFQHGYPCLSLHGGKDQNDRESTLADFKSNVCSLLIATSVAARGLDVKDLELVVNYDVTNHYEDYVHRVGRTGRAGRKGCAVTFISEEEERYAPDLVKALELSEQAVPEDLKALADRFMSKVKQGTEQAHGTGYGGSGFKFNEEEEEARKSAKRAQAREYGYEEDKSDSDSDDEGGVRKQGGDVAAQAIAAAQAAAALAAARATSNAQQQVPATTAGSLLPLPVAPNQQNNEATQRALDAAYNLQKNLARIQAHAVPEHYEAELEINDFPQNARWKITHKETLVPIQEWTGAAITTRGTFIPQGKIVGANERKLYLFIEGPNESSVKKAKAELKRVLEDCANQALNLPGSAQTGKYSVL from the coding sequence ATGTCGTCTGGCGACGATGACCGCATCACCGTCTCCAAGCACCACCACCGGGACAAGGACAAGGACCGCGACCACTCCTCCTCTCGCCGCCACCGCGACAAGGACCGCCCCTCCTCTCGCCACCACCGCGACGACAGGGACGGTGAGCGGGAGCGGGACCGAGATCGCGACCGCCACCACAGAGACAAGGAGCGGGATCGAGAGGAGCGGAAGGCGCGGGAGCGGGCGGAGAAGGAGCGCGAGAAGGaggagaagagggagagggagagggaggagagggagatggagaaGGAGAGAGAGCGGGCGCGTCGTCGCGAGGAGCGGGATAGGGAAAAGGAGAAGTCGAGGAGGCGGGAGGCGGTCGATGAGGAGGAGAACGAAGATCGTGACCGCGACCGCAAGCGCCGCCGTCGGTCCTTGCATCGGCACCACCACCGTGATGTGGAGCCAGAGGAGACACCGCTgacaagggaggaggaggaggatgcggaggAGGTGGAGAGACGGCGGCAGAAGGAGGAAGACATGGAGGCTGAACAGCAGCGGCTTGATGACGAGATGGAGCGGCGCCGCCGCCGTGTTAAGGAGTGGCAGGAGAAGAAGCGCCGTGAGCAGCAGCAGGAGGATGGTACCAGTGGTGGTGCAGCTGCCATTGAGGCTGATGGTGGAGGCAAGTCGGGGAAGAAGTGGACCTTGGATGGTGAGGAGTCGGATGAGGAGGATGTGAAGAAGTTGGAGGAGAATGCTGGCACTGGTGCCATGGATGTTGACCTACCGAACATGGATAATGGCAGTAACGGCGGGGTTGGTTTGGAAGAGGATGAGATTGATCCCCTCGACGCGTTTATGGACTCCATGGTGTTGCCAGTGGTTGCAAAGCTCGAGAGTGCCGCAACAGCGATGGAGAGCGTGCTTGCTGACAATGCAGGTTGTTTGAATGACAAGAGTGTGAAGGATGCCACAAGTAATGAGGATAAGAAAAGACAGATGATGGCAATTGGGAGAATTATGCAAGGGGATGACTCTGACTCAGATTATGATGATGCTAATAATGGCGAGGCTGGATcagatgatgaggatgatgcagAGTTCATAAAACGTGTCAAGAAGACGAAGGCAGAGAAGTTGGTTATTGTTGACCATTCCAAGATTGATTACCAACCATTCCGGAAGAATTTCTATATTGAGGTGAAAGACATAAAAAATATGCCAGCCGAGGAAGCGGCGGCCTACCGGAAGCTGTTGGAGCTCAAGGTGCACGGGAAAGACGTTCCGAAGCCAATAAAGACATGGATCCAGAGTGGTCTGACAAGTAAGCTACTTGACACTATCAAGAAGCTTGGTTTTGAGAAACCGATGCCTATACAAGCACAAGCGTTGCCAGTCATAATGAGTGGACGTGATTGTATAGGGGTTGCAAAGACTGGATCTGGTAAGACTCTAGCATTTGTCTTGCCCATGCTGAGGCATGTCAAAGATCAGCCGCCTGTTGTGCCTGGGGATGGCCCTATTGGGCTTATTATGGCTCCTACGAGAGAGCTTGTGGTGCAAATATATTCAGACATAAAAAAGTTCTCCAAGGTGCTCGGCATCAACTGTGTTCCTATATACGGAGGTTCTGGGGTTGCCCAGCAGATCAGTGAACTGAAGAGGGGTGCTGAAATTGTTGTTTGTACACCAGGCAGGATGATTGATATCCTTTGCACTAGCAGTGGCAAGATTACTAACCTTCGAAGAGTGACTTTCTTGGTGCTAGATGAAGCTGATAGGATGTTTGATATGGGTTTTGAGCCTCAGATTACTCGAATCGTTCAGAACACCCGTCCGGATAGGCAGACTGTCCTTTTCTCTGCCACTTTTCCACGGCAGGTGGAGATACTGGCACGTAAAGTGCTGACAAAGCCTGTTGAGATTCAGATGGGTGGGAGGAGTGTCGTGAACAAAGATATCACACAACTGGTGGAAGTGCGACCAGAAAGTGAGAGGTTCTTTAGGCTGTTGGAATTGCTTGGGGAGTGGTTTGCAAACGGAAAAATTCTTGTTTTTGTAcagtcgcaagataagtgtgattcTCTACTGAAAGAGCTGTTCCAGCACGGATACCCATGTTTGTCTCTACATGGTGGAAAGGATCAAAATGACCGTGAATCAACTCTTGCTGATTTCAAGAGTAATGTATGCAGCTTACTGATTGCTACCAGTGTTGCTGCAAGGGGTTTAGATGTGAAAGATCTTGAGCTTGTTGTCAATTATGATGTAACTAATCATTATGAGGACTATGTTCATCGGGTCGGGCGAACGGGTCGTGCTGGTAGGAAGGGCTGTGCTGTaacttttatttctgaggaagaggaACGCTATGCACCAGACCTTGTTAAGGCTTTGGAGCTATCTGAACAGGCCGTTCCAGAGGACCTGAAAGCCTTAGCGGATCGATTTATGTCAAAGGTCAAACAGGGGACAGAGCAGGCCCATGGAACAGGCTATGGTGGAAGTGGTTTCAAGTtcaatgaagaagaggaggaagcacGGAAATCTGCAAAAAGGGCTCAGGCAAGGGAATATGGATATGAGGAGGACAAGTCAGATTCAGATTCTGACGATGAAGGAGGTGTGCGTAAACAGGGAGGTGATGTTGCAGCACAAGCTATTGCTGCTGCTCAAGCTGCCGCTGCTTTGGCTGCTGCCAGGGCTACTAGTAATGCCCAGCAGCAAGTACCAGCCACAACGGCTGGCTCCTTGCTTCCTCTGCCGGTCGCACCTAACCAACAAAACAATGAAGCCACACAACGAGCACTTGATGCTGCATACAACTTACAGAAAAATTTGGCAAGGATACAGGCCCATGCAGTTCCAGAACACTATGAAGCGGAGCTTGAGATTAATGATTTCCCACAAAATGCTCGCTGGAAGATCACTCACAAAGAGACATTGGTTCCCATTCAGGAATGGACTGGAGCGGCAATTACTACAAGGGGAACCTTTATTCCTCAAGGCAAAATTGTTGGTGCTAACGAGCGCAAGCTGTACCTGTTCATTGAGGGCCCCAATGAGTCTTCCGTCAAGAAGGCGAAAGCAGAATTGAAGCGTGTCCTTGAGGATTGTGCCAACCAGGCACTGAATCTTCCAGGTTCTGCTCAAACCGGAAAGTATTCTGTTCTTTGA